GCACGCTGGGTTTTTTCCATGACGGAGTAGTCGATGGAGTTGTCCGGGCAGCAGGCGAAAGTGGCTTCATCCAGTGTGACAGTGTCGGCGTCCTGCTGGCTGCGCTCGAGGGTCAGCAGGCAGGTGTCGTAGATGTCCGGATCGTGCTTTTTCAGCTCTTCGAGGAAGCGGCTGGCGCGGAACAGGAACATGCCGCTGTTCCAGTAGTAGCCGCCGGATTCAACGTACTCGGTGGCACGTTTGACGTCGGGTTTCTCGACGAAGTGCGAGACGCGGCTGACGCCTTCCGGCAGCAGCGAATCGCCGGTGGACTTGATGTAGCCGTAACCGGTTTCCGGCTTGGTTGCCGGCACGCCGAACAGCACCATCTCGCCGTTTTCGGCGGCAACGGTGGCCAGGGCGAGGGCGCGTTGCAGGGCTTTCTGGTCTTCCAGTACGTGGTCGGCCGGCAGCACCAGCATCAGTTCGTCACGCCCTTCGTTGACCAGCATCATCGCGGTCAGCGCCACCGCCGGCGCGGTGTTGCGGCCGAACGGTTCCATCAGGATGCGCTGGCATTCGAGGTTACGGTTGGCCAACTGTTCGTTGACGATGAAGCGGTGATCCTTGTTGCAGACCACGATCGGCGTGTCCATGCCTTCGAACACCAGACGTTCCAGGGTTTGCTGGAACAGCGTGTGTTCACCGGTCAGGGCGAGGAATTGTTTAGGGAATTGCTTACGCGAAAGCGGCCAAAGACGTGAACCGCTACCACCTGACAAGATCACCGGAATCATATTGTTTACTCCATAAAATCGATTGGTTAGAGGCACGAACGTTGTGTCGTTTCACTCTTGTTTTTGTCTCGTATCCGAACTGACAACCCGATCAAGGGTGGGAGGGGGCTTGCTCCCGAAGGCGGTTTATCAGTCGACATATCGGTTGAATGTCAGACCGCTTTCGGGAGCAAGCCCCCTCCCACAGTGGGGACGGGGTCAGTCTGGA
The Pseudomonas fluorescens genome window above contains:
- a CDS encoding mannose-1-phosphate guanylyltransferase/mannose-6-phosphate isomerase, which codes for MIPVILSGGSGSRLWPLSRKQFPKQFLALTGEHTLFQQTLERLVFEGMDTPIVVCNKDHRFIVNEQLANRNLECQRILMEPFGRNTAPAVALTAMMLVNEGRDELMLVLPADHVLEDQKALQRALALATVAAENGEMVLFGVPATKPETGYGYIKSTGDSLLPEGVSRVSHFVEKPDVKRATEYVESGGYYWNSGMFLFRASRFLEELKKHDPDIYDTCLLTLERSQQDADTVTLDEATFACCPDNSIDYSVMEKTQRACVVPLSAGWSDVGCWSSLWEVNEKDANGNVSKGDVVIQDSKNCMIHGNGKLVSVIGLENIVVVETKDAMMIAHKDKVQGVKQMVNTLNEQGRSETQNHCEVYRPWGSYDSVDMGGRFQVKHISVKPGACLSLQMHHHRAEHWIVVSGTAEVTCDDNVFLLCENQSTYIPIASVHRLRNPGKIPLEIIEVQSGSYLGEDDIERFEDIYGRSTPIERGVSVKTIAQ